One region of Streptomyces sp. CG4 genomic DNA includes:
- a CDS encoding IS1182 family transposase, with translation MWVRDHLGGLWGDEGFADWYPRDGRPSLSPAQLATVCVLQFLLGLSDRQAAEAVRCRIDFKYALAMDLDDPGFHHSVLADFRDRLTEDGRADRLLDLALARLKEAGLVRERTTQRTDSTHVLAAVRDLTRLELVTEAVRAALEELAGTASHLLAGLVDEEWGRRYGRPVRLGKNPTRPKTRILATGGDAVRLIEHLGQHGPERLSGPRVQALRQIMVQNYYRDGAGRLRWRTAEDGGLPPSAVAVVSPYDPTARYARRGHITRWKGFVAHLTETCDPDGVNVITDVATTDATGYDAKALPGIHTRLKHRGLLPAEHLVDGGYTSLVHLEQAAREHQVRVTGPLPVNTTRQNRRNNGFGRDDFHIDFDRRQVTCPQGETSAGWHGPYPTSSPTAAPLIVARFTKSQCRPCPVRTRCTTTTDNARSVGFPPRELRDLQLRVRAEQQTPEWQARYAVRSGVEGTINELAHGHGMRRCRYRGQHKAHLQHVFTAIAANIERLSRRPPTGETPPSRPPTAFQNYLDQHGIPRPRSWRSARD, from the coding sequence ATGTGGGTGAGAGACCACCTGGGCGGGCTGTGGGGTGACGAGGGCTTCGCCGACTGGTACCCGCGTGACGGCCGCCCCAGCCTCTCGCCCGCCCAGCTGGCCACCGTCTGCGTGCTCCAGTTCCTCCTCGGTCTGTCGGACCGGCAGGCGGCCGAAGCGGTTCGCTGCCGCATCGATTTCAAGTACGCGCTGGCCATGGACCTGGACGATCCCGGCTTCCACCACAGCGTGCTGGCCGACTTCCGCGACCGTCTCACCGAGGACGGCCGAGCCGACCGTCTCCTCGACCTCGCGCTCGCGCGCCTGAAGGAGGCCGGTCTCGTCCGCGAGCGCACCACCCAGCGCACGGACTCCACCCACGTCCTGGCCGCGGTCCGCGACCTGACCCGGCTGGAACTGGTCACCGAGGCCGTCCGCGCCGCGCTGGAAGAACTGGCCGGCACAGCTTCGCACCTGCTGGCCGGCCTGGTCGACGAGGAGTGGGGGCGCCGCTACGGCCGCCCGGTCCGTCTGGGCAAGAACCCCACCCGCCCCAAGACCAGAATCCTCGCCACCGGAGGCGACGCCGTCCGGCTGATCGAGCACCTCGGGCAGCACGGGCCGGAACGCCTGTCCGGTCCCCGCGTCCAAGCCCTGCGGCAGATCATGGTGCAGAACTACTACCGCGACGGGGCCGGCCGCCTGCGCTGGCGCACCGCCGAGGACGGCGGGCTGCCGCCCTCTGCCGTCGCAGTCGTCTCGCCCTACGACCCGACGGCCCGCTACGCGCGCCGCGGACACATCACCCGCTGGAAGGGGTTCGTCGCACACCTCACCGAAACCTGTGATCCCGACGGCGTCAACGTGATCACAGATGTGGCCACCACCGACGCCACCGGGTACGACGCGAAGGCTCTGCCCGGCATCCACACCCGGCTCAAGCATCGCGGGCTGCTGCCCGCCGAGCATCTGGTCGACGGCGGCTACACCTCCCTGGTCCATCTGGAACAGGCAGCCCGCGAACACCAGGTCAGGGTCACCGGACCACTGCCGGTCAACACCACCCGCCAGAACCGCAGGAACAACGGCTTCGGCCGCGACGACTTCCACATCGACTTCGACCGCCGCCAGGTCACCTGCCCGCAGGGCGAGACCAGCGCGGGATGGCACGGCCCCTACCCGACCTCCTCACCCACCGCGGCACCTCTGATCGTGGCACGGTTCACCAAGAGCCAGTGCCGTCCCTGCCCGGTCCGCACCCGCTGCACGACCACCACCGACAACGCCCGGAGCGTGGGCTTTCCCCCGCGAGAACTCCGTGACCTGCAACTCCGCGTCCGCGCCGAGCAGCAGACACCCGAATGGCAGGCCCGCTACGCGGTCCGCTCCGGAGTGGAAGGCACCATCAACGAACTCGCCCACGGACACGGCATGCGCCGCTGCCGCTACCGGGGACAGCACAAAGCCCACTTACAGCACGTGTTCACAGCCATCGCCGCAAACATCGAGCGCCTCAGCCGACGGCCGCCGACCGGAGAAACACCCCCGTCACGGCCGCCGACCGCCTTCCAGAACTACCTGGACCAGCACGGGATCCCCCGGCCGAGGTCTTGGCGGTCCGCCAGAGACTGA
- a CDS encoding ABC transporter permease, with protein sequence MTAPPDDCLARNEWICGAYLRTRRHILLDAVLQHLQLTAVSILIGLAIAVPLAVLARRWGWAAGPVLAVTTILYTIPSLAMFSLLLPVYGLSATLVVAGLVLYSLTLLVRNILAGLRAVPEETRQAARGLGYGPIRLLLAVELPLALPAAMAGLRIATVSAVSLVTVGAIVGFGGLGNLIYAGMNTYFKAQVLTASVLCVLIAVVADLLLLAVQWLITPWTRAGRTRVPPRRVRARTTASRV encoded by the coding sequence GTGACCGCGCCCCCGGACGACTGCCTCGCGCGCAACGAATGGATCTGCGGCGCCTATCTGCGCACCCGCCGCCATATCCTCCTGGACGCGGTCCTCCAGCACCTCCAGCTGACCGCGGTGTCGATCCTCATCGGCCTCGCCATCGCCGTGCCGCTCGCGGTGCTGGCCCGCCGCTGGGGCTGGGCCGCCGGTCCGGTGCTCGCCGTGACGACGATCCTCTACACCATCCCGTCCCTGGCGATGTTCTCCCTGCTCCTGCCGGTGTACGGCCTCTCGGCCACGCTCGTCGTCGCCGGGCTCGTGCTGTACTCGCTGACCCTGCTCGTCCGGAACATCCTCGCCGGCCTGCGCGCGGTCCCCGAGGAGACCCGGCAGGCCGCGCGCGGCCTCGGCTACGGCCCGATCCGGCTGCTGCTCGCCGTGGAACTCCCCCTCGCCCTGCCCGCCGCGATGGCCGGCCTGCGCATCGCCACCGTCTCGGCGGTCTCCCTGGTCACGGTCGGCGCGATCGTCGGCTTCGGGGGTCTCGGCAACCTCATCTACGCGGGCATGAACACCTACTTCAAGGCCCAGGTGCTCACCGCTTCCGTCCTGTGCGTGCTGATCGCCGTCGTCGCCGACCTGCTCCTGCTGGCTGTGCAGTGGCTGATCACACCGTGGACACGGGCGGGACGCACCCGCGTGCCTCCCCGGCGGGTGCGGGCGCGCACGACGGCGAGTCGCGTATGA
- a CDS encoding betaine/proline/choline family ABC transporter ATP-binding protein (Members of the family are the ATP-binding subunit of ABC transporters for substrates such as betaine, L-proline or other amino acids, choline, carnitine, etc. The substrate specificity is best determined from the substrate-binding subunit, rather than this subunit, as it interacts with the permease subunit and not with substrate directly.) has translation MIRFEQVTKRYPDGTTAVDDLSFEVAEGELVTLVGPSGCGKTTTMMMVNRLIEPTSGRIYVEGADIAAVDPVRLRRRIGYVIQQVGLFPHRTVLDNTATVPALLGWKRAKARARAAELLDLVGLDPATYGPRYPEQLSGGQRQRVGVARALAADPPVLLMDEPFGAVDPVVREQLQDEFLRMQAAVRKTVLLVTHDIEEAVRLGDRIAVYGQGRIEQFDTPGTVLGAPATPYVASFVGADRGLKRLSVTEIEPDDLEQPPVARLDEPAERAVERLRAERARWAVVLDADGDLRGWVGIDELAAGGTVGELTHRMTAWVPVGTPLKQAFGVMLQYDAGWVAVVDGARFLGVLTPAKLHEALRRSVDADARGVARGQVSFDSVSDA, from the coding sequence ATGATCCGGTTCGAGCAGGTCACCAAGCGGTATCCGGACGGTACGACGGCCGTGGACGACCTCTCCTTCGAGGTGGCCGAGGGCGAGCTGGTCACGCTCGTCGGCCCGTCCGGCTGCGGCAAGACGACGACCATGATGATGGTCAACCGGCTGATCGAGCCGACCTCCGGCCGGATCTACGTCGAGGGTGCGGACATCGCCGCCGTCGACCCGGTGCGGCTGCGCCGCCGCATCGGCTACGTCATCCAGCAGGTGGGCCTCTTCCCGCACCGCACCGTCCTGGACAACACCGCGACCGTGCCCGCGCTGCTCGGCTGGAAGCGGGCGAAGGCACGGGCGCGGGCCGCCGAGCTGCTGGACCTGGTGGGGCTCGACCCGGCGACGTACGGGCCGCGCTATCCGGAGCAGCTGTCCGGCGGGCAGCGGCAGCGGGTCGGGGTGGCACGGGCGCTCGCGGCGGACCCGCCGGTGCTGCTGATGGACGAGCCGTTCGGCGCGGTCGACCCGGTGGTGCGCGAGCAGCTGCAGGACGAGTTCCTGCGGATGCAGGCCGCGGTGCGCAAGACCGTGCTGCTGGTCACGCACGACATCGAGGAGGCCGTCCGGCTCGGCGACCGCATCGCCGTGTACGGGCAGGGTCGCATCGAGCAGTTCGACACCCCGGGCACGGTGCTCGGGGCACCGGCGACCCCGTACGTCGCCTCGTTCGTGGGCGCCGACCGGGGACTGAAGCGGCTGTCGGTCACCGAGATCGAGCCGGACGACCTGGAACAGCCGCCGGTGGCCCGGCTGGACGAGCCCGCCGAACGGGCCGTCGAGCGGCTGCGGGCCGAGCGCGCCCGGTGGGCGGTCGTCCTCGACGCGGACGGCGATCTGCGCGGCTGGGTCGGCATCGACGAGCTGGCGGCGGGCGGCACGGTCGGGGAGCTGACCCACCGGATGACCGCGTGGGTGCCGGTGGGCACGCCGCTGAAGCAGGCGTTCGGGGTGATGCTGCAGTACGACGCCGGGTGGGTCGCGGTGGTGGACGGCGCGCGCTTCCTCGGCGTGCTGACCCCGGCGAAGCTGCACGAGGCGCTGCGCCGCTCGGTGGACGCGGACGCGCGGGGTGTGGCGCGGGGGCAGGTGTCGTTCGACTCGGTGTCGGACGCCTGA
- a CDS encoding alpha/beta hydrolase-fold protein — protein sequence MSLTGTTFFVLLIVATAVCVIGTMALWSLVRGPQPVRWLSRFMMIGLCQLTAISVVATWINNDYGLYASWDDLLGRNNGAVAMPGPPADRAKFTHTETGMLDTYFRGRHSALSGQVIVWTPPQYNEPRYRHTRFPVVLLLHGVPGGPASWLEHGGMPGEFEQLMKAGTSHPFILAMPTVDPGGIDTDCTDQRNRKVATWMAVDVPELLGKKFRTQSGAKGWGVMGFSTGGFCAARLPLAYPKVFAAGAALDPDPLTGDEGVIGDPEFRKRTSPTDMVRHTTAPVGLFLATSAQDRLSPPHYIEQFTQAAAGTPVRTQTLVLPTGGHNYNTWTRLYPAAFSFLSRETSAPKG from the coding sequence TTGAGCCTGACGGGAACGACGTTTTTCGTCCTGCTGATCGTGGCCACGGCAGTGTGCGTGATCGGGACGATGGCGCTGTGGTCGCTGGTCAGGGGACCCCAGCCGGTGCGCTGGCTGTCGCGGTTCATGATGATCGGCCTGTGCCAGCTCACCGCCATCTCGGTGGTCGCGACCTGGATCAACAACGACTACGGTCTCTACGCCTCCTGGGACGACCTCCTCGGCCGCAACAACGGGGCCGTGGCCATGCCCGGACCCCCGGCGGACCGCGCCAAGTTCACCCACACCGAGACCGGGATGCTGGACACGTACTTCCGCGGCCGGCATTCGGCCCTGTCCGGGCAGGTCATCGTCTGGACACCGCCGCAGTACAACGAACCCCGGTACCGCCACACCCGCTTCCCGGTGGTGCTGCTCCTGCACGGCGTCCCCGGCGGCCCCGCCTCCTGGCTGGAGCACGGCGGCATGCCCGGGGAATTCGAGCAGCTCATGAAAGCGGGCACCAGCCATCCCTTCATCCTGGCCATGCCCACGGTCGACCCGGGCGGCATCGACACCGACTGCACCGACCAACGCAACCGGAAAGTGGCCACCTGGATGGCGGTCGACGTGCCGGAGCTGCTCGGCAAGAAGTTCCGCACCCAGAGCGGAGCCAAGGGCTGGGGCGTGATGGGCTTCTCCACCGGGGGCTTCTGCGCGGCCCGGCTCCCGCTGGCCTACCCGAAGGTCTTCGCGGCCGGCGCCGCACTGGATCCCGATCCGCTCACCGGCGACGAGGGCGTGATCGGCGACCCGGAGTTCCGCAAGCGCACCAGCCCCACGGACATGGTGCGGCACACCACCGCCCCGGTCGGCCTGTTCCTGGCCACGTCCGCCCAGGACCGGCTCAGCCCGCCGCACTACATCGAGCAGTTCACCCAGGCCGCGGCCGGCACCCCGGTCCGGACCCAGACCCTGGTGCTGCCCACGGGCGGCCACAACTACAACACCTGGACACGCCTGTACCCGGCCGCCTTCAGCTTCCTCAGCCGCGAGACATCCGCCCCGAAGGGGTGA
- a CDS encoding ABC transporter permease: MSTLTAAWHWLTDPAHWSGDDGIGHRLLQHLVLTAVCLVISCVLALPVALVLGHLGKGGALAVNISNVGRAVPTFAVLVLLLLTPVGKWGEGPTVAALVLFAVPPLLTNAYVGMREVDRGVVRAARGMGMTGRQMLLRVELPLALPMIMNGVRIAAVQLVATATIAALAGGGGLGRIITAGFNLASTPQVVAGALLVAVFALVVEAVFEIAERLAPVWARGGR; encoded by the coding sequence ATGAGCACGCTCACCGCGGCCTGGCACTGGCTCACCGACCCCGCGCACTGGTCCGGCGACGACGGCATCGGGCACCGGCTGCTCCAGCACCTCGTCCTCACCGCCGTCTGTCTCGTCATCAGCTGCGTGCTCGCGCTCCCGGTCGCCCTGGTCCTCGGCCACCTCGGCAAGGGCGGCGCGCTCGCCGTCAACATCTCCAACGTCGGCCGGGCCGTCCCCACCTTCGCCGTCCTCGTGCTGCTGCTCCTCACCCCGGTCGGCAAGTGGGGCGAGGGACCCACGGTGGCGGCCCTGGTGCTGTTCGCCGTGCCCCCGCTGCTCACCAACGCCTACGTCGGCATGCGCGAGGTCGATCGCGGCGTCGTCCGGGCGGCCCGGGGCATGGGGATGACCGGACGGCAGATGCTGCTGCGCGTGGAACTGCCCCTCGCCCTGCCGATGATCATGAACGGGGTGCGGATCGCCGCCGTCCAGCTCGTCGCCACCGCCACCATCGCCGCGCTCGCGGGCGGCGGCGGGCTCGGCCGGATCATCACCGCAGGCTTCAACCTCGCCAGCACGCCCCAGGTGGTCGCGGGCGCCCTGCTCGTCGCCGTGTTCGCGCTCGTCGTGGAGGCCGTCTTCGAGATCGCGGAGCGACTGGCACCCGTGTGGGCGCGGGGCGGCCGATGA
- a CDS encoding ABC transporter substrate-binding protein: protein MRRVLAALLLLALAACSTGPSLENRGQVTAPPGDSHQLTIGSAGFTESDLLAQMYAQLLNQAGYKTSILTVANRELYEPALESGQIDVVPEYAATFADWLNAKAHGTAAEPVGSPDLDATMKALRALATPRGLTVLPPGRAVDQNAFAVTAAYAREHHLRTLGDLGAARLRVRLAAGDECVQRPYCAPGLKKVYGIDVTGVDPKGVGTTQAKRAVQNGQDQMVLTTTTDATLDQFGLVLLADDRHLQNADYIVPVVNRARAGSEGVTKALGTLNDVLTTADLATMNEQVDSWRRLASDVARTYLKDKGLLK from the coding sequence GTGAGGAGAGTCCTTGCGGCCCTCCTGCTCCTCGCCCTCGCCGCCTGCTCCACCGGTCCCTCCCTGGAGAACCGCGGCCAGGTCACCGCGCCGCCCGGTGACAGCCACCAGCTGACCATCGGCTCGGCCGGCTTCACCGAGAGCGACCTGCTCGCCCAGATGTACGCCCAGCTGCTGAACCAGGCCGGCTACAAGACGTCCATCCTCACCGTCGCCAACCGCGAGCTGTACGAACCGGCACTGGAGTCCGGCCAGATCGACGTCGTGCCCGAATACGCGGCCACCTTCGCCGACTGGCTGAACGCCAAGGCCCACGGCACCGCCGCCGAGCCCGTCGGCTCACCCGACCTCGACGCGACGATGAAGGCCCTGCGCGCGCTCGCCACACCCCGCGGCCTCACCGTCCTGCCGCCCGGCCGGGCCGTCGACCAGAACGCCTTCGCGGTCACCGCCGCCTACGCCCGCGAACACCACCTCAGGACCCTCGGCGACCTCGGCGCCGCGCGGCTGAGGGTACGGCTCGCGGCCGGCGACGAATGCGTGCAACGGCCGTACTGCGCACCGGGGTTGAAGAAGGTCTACGGCATCGACGTCACCGGCGTCGACCCCAAGGGCGTCGGCACCACCCAGGCCAAGCGAGCCGTGCAGAACGGGCAGGACCAGATGGTGCTGACCACGACCACGGACGCCACACTGGACCAGTTCGGACTGGTGCTCCTCGCCGACGACAGGCATCTGCAGAACGCCGACTACATCGTCCCGGTCGTCAACCGCGCCCGCGCGGGCAGCGAGGGCGTGACGAAGGCGCTCGGCACACTCAACGACGTACTGACGACGGCCGACCTGGCCACCATGAACGAGCAGGTCGACAGCTGGCGACGGCTCGCCTCCGACGTCGCCCGCACCTACCTGAAGGACAAAGGCCTGCTGAAGTGA
- a CDS encoding lactate utilization protein C gives MSSRDRVLGRVRRALADVTPDERPYEEAVGRDYLREHGRRTTEQTVELLADNLADYRAIVHRSGAEEMPYLVMRLLAAHGSREVLVPPGLPPEWMSAADPVRIHDRAVSTPQRLDQVDSVVTGCAVAIAETGTIVLDGSPDQGRRRISLIPDHHICVVRVPDQVVSAVPQALERLDPARPLTWISGPSATSDIELDRVEGVHGPRKLEVILLG, from the coding sequence GTGAGCAGCAGGGACAGGGTCCTGGGCCGGGTGCGGCGGGCGCTCGCCGATGTGACACCGGACGAGCGGCCGTACGAGGAGGCCGTCGGCCGGGACTATCTGCGCGAGCACGGGCGGCGCACGACCGAGCAGACGGTGGAGCTGCTGGCCGACAACCTGGCGGACTACCGGGCGATCGTGCACCGCAGTGGTGCCGAGGAGATGCCGTATCTCGTCATGCGGCTGCTGGCCGCGCACGGCTCGCGGGAGGTGCTGGTGCCGCCCGGGCTGCCGCCGGAGTGGATGTCCGCCGCGGACCCGGTGCGGATCCACGACCGGGCGGTGAGCACACCGCAGCGACTCGACCAGGTGGACAGCGTCGTGACGGGCTGTGCCGTGGCGATCGCCGAGACCGGCACGATCGTCCTGGACGGCTCCCCCGACCAGGGCCGGCGCCGTATCTCGCTCATCCCCGACCATCACATCTGTGTCGTCCGCGTCCCGGACCAGGTGGTCTCCGCGGTCCCGCAGGCTCTTGAACGCCTCGATCCGGCCCGTCCGTTGACCTGGATCTCGGGTCCGTCGGCCACCAGCGACATCGAGCTGGACCGGGTGGAGGGCGTGCACGGCCCGCGGAAGCTGGAAGTGATCCTGCTCGGCTGA